One region of Streptomyces sp. CG4 genomic DNA includes:
- the ehuA gene encoding ectoine/hydroxyectoine ABC transporter ATP-binding protein EhuA, producing the protein MKDPEPGPGASAAGGELIRLDGVTKRFGSNTVLDHLDFTVDPGKHVTLIGPSGSGKTTILRLLMTLTQPDEGTITVDGEQLFPAPEKQTREVRKKIGMVFQQFNLFPNMSVLRNITEAPVQVLGMSKDEAEERARGLLELVGLAEKCNARPTQLSGGQQQRVAIARALAMRPRVLLLDEVTSALDPELVAGVLDLLRDIARSTDITMLCVTHEMGFARDISDQVLMFDGGRVIESGSPEKIFSEPEQDRTREFLSAVL; encoded by the coding sequence ATGAAAGACCCCGAGCCGGGCCCCGGCGCGTCCGCGGCCGGCGGTGAGCTGATCCGGCTGGACGGCGTCACCAAGCGCTTCGGCTCGAACACCGTCCTCGACCACCTCGACTTCACCGTCGACCCGGGCAAGCACGTGACCCTGATCGGCCCGTCCGGCTCCGGCAAGACGACGATCCTCAGGCTGCTGATGACCCTCACCCAGCCGGACGAGGGCACGATCACCGTCGACGGGGAGCAGCTGTTCCCGGCGCCGGAGAAGCAGACCCGGGAGGTCCGCAAGAAGATCGGGATGGTCTTCCAGCAGTTCAACCTGTTCCCGAACATGAGCGTGCTGCGGAACATCACCGAGGCTCCGGTGCAGGTCCTCGGCATGTCCAAGGACGAGGCCGAGGAGCGGGCCCGGGGGCTGCTGGAGCTGGTGGGGCTGGCCGAAAAGTGCAACGCGCGGCCGACGCAGCTGTCCGGCGGTCAGCAGCAGCGGGTGGCGATCGCCCGGGCGCTGGCGATGCGGCCGCGGGTGCTGCTGCTGGACGAGGTGACCTCCGCGCTCGACCCGGAGCTGGTCGCGGGCGTGCTCGACCTGCTCAGGGACATCGCGCGCAGCACGGACATCACGATGCTCTGTGTGACCCACGAGATGGGTTTCGCCCGCGACATCTCGGATCAGGTGCTGATGTTCGACGGGGGCCGGGTGATCGAGTCGGGTTCCCCGGAGAAGATCTTCAGCGAGCCGGAGCAGGACCGGACCCGGGAATTCCTGAGCGCGGTGCTGTGA
- the ehuD gene encoding ectoine/hydroxyectoine ABC transporter permease subunit EhuD — translation MKWDWNAVSGFMPHFWDGLRVTLEALALGSLLSFTLGLVWTLLMRTPTRWVRWPVGVVTEFVRNTPLLVQLFFLFYVLPEWGLTFSALTTGVFAIGLHYSTYTMQVYRAGIEAVPVGQWEAATALNLPRRRTWTAVILPQAIRRVVPALGNYVIAMLKDTPMLMVITVLEMLGQARLFSQQHFQFTEPVTVIGVAFILISYLASLLMRALERRLVR, via the coding sequence ATGAAGTGGGACTGGAATGCCGTGAGCGGCTTCATGCCGCACTTCTGGGACGGGCTGCGGGTCACCCTGGAGGCCCTGGCCCTCGGTTCGCTGCTGTCCTTCACCCTCGGTCTGGTGTGGACGCTGCTGATGCGGACGCCCACCCGGTGGGTGCGCTGGCCGGTCGGGGTGGTCACGGAGTTCGTGCGCAACACCCCGCTGCTGGTCCAGCTGTTCTTCCTCTTCTATGTGCTGCCCGAGTGGGGCCTGACCTTCTCCGCGCTGACCACCGGTGTCTTCGCGATCGGCCTGCACTACTCGACGTACACCATGCAGGTCTACCGGGCCGGTATCGAGGCGGTGCCCGTCGGCCAGTGGGAGGCGGCGACCGCGCTGAACCTGCCCCGGCGGCGGACGTGGACCGCGGTGATCCTGCCGCAGGCGATCCGCCGCGTGGTGCCCGCGCTCGGCAACTACGTGATCGCCATGCTCAAGGACACACCGATGCTGATGGTGATCACCGTGTTGGAGATGCTCGGCCAGGCCCGGCTCTTCTCCCAGCAGCACTTCCAGTTCACCGAGCCGGTCACCGTGATCGGTGTGGCCTTCATCCTCATCTCCTATCTGGCCTCCCTTCTCATGCGAGCCCTGGAGCGACGTCTTGTCCGCTGA
- the ehuC gene encoding ectoine/hydroxyectoine ABC transporter permease subunit EhuC has protein sequence MTPGLWELVLKGVWTTIQLLVFGALLATAVSFVVGIARTHRLWIVRFVAGVYTEVFRGTSALVMIFWVYFVLPIVSGWQLVPLWAGTLALGLTYGAYGSEIVRGALNAVDPAQKEGGIALSFTPWQRLRLIVLPQAVPEMIPSFCNLLIELLKGTALVSVMGMGDLTFSANLVRLALQQSAEIYTYVLLIYFVIAFVLTRLMRGLEKRLKAGVGKDPGTGRAARELKRAQTTGVGVAGGAGLGGGAA, from the coding sequence ATGACCCCGGGGCTGTGGGAACTCGTACTCAAGGGCGTCTGGACCACGATCCAGCTGCTGGTGTTCGGCGCGCTGCTGGCCACGGCGGTGTCGTTCGTCGTCGGCATCGCGCGGACTCATCGGCTGTGGATCGTGCGCTTCGTCGCCGGCGTCTACACCGAGGTGTTCCGTGGCACCTCGGCACTGGTGATGATCTTCTGGGTGTACTTCGTGCTGCCGATCGTCTCCGGCTGGCAGCTGGTGCCGCTGTGGGCGGGCACGCTGGCGCTGGGCCTGACGTACGGCGCGTACGGCTCGGAGATCGTGCGCGGCGCGCTGAACGCGGTGGACCCGGCGCAGAAGGAGGGCGGAATAGCGCTCAGCTTCACGCCCTGGCAGCGGCTGCGGCTGATCGTGCTGCCGCAGGCGGTGCCGGAGATGATCCCCTCCTTCTGCAATCTGCTGATCGAGCTGCTCAAGGGCACCGCGCTGGTGTCGGTCATGGGCATGGGCGATCTGACGTTCAGCGCGAATCTCGTCCGGCTGGCGTTGCAGCAGAGCGCGGAGATCTACACGTACGTCCTGCTGATCTACTTCGTGATCGCCTTCGTGCTCACCCGGCTGATGCGCGGCCTGGAGAAGCGGCTGAAGGCCGGGGTGGGCAAGGATCCCGGGACCGGGCGGGCGGCGCGTGAGCTCAAGCGGGCCCAGACGACGGGCGTGGGCGTCGCGGGCGGCGCGGGCCTGGGCGGAGGTGCCGCATGA
- the ehuB gene encoding ectoine/hydroxyectoine ABC transporter substrate-binding protein EhuB, protein MAPPLGNDVHTFRSEHRPTRRSVLAGAAALGVLGAAGCTRVAEASGKKGGDLLERLRAQGIVRLGIAGEIPFGYIDKDGQLTGEAPELAKVIFKRLGVGKVQPVPTEFGSLIPGLNSQQFDVVAAGMYVNPDRCQQVIFADPDYQMLDSFIVRKGNPLGLHSYKDIVAKKAKFATGTGYAEIQYAVEAGYRQGDILIVPDQVAGLNAVEAGRVDVFAGTALTTREVVKKSAKAEATQPFAPLVKGKPHVDGGAFAFRPTETNLRDAFNVELHKLKQSGELFRILRPFGFTKAEMTGLTAKELCGG, encoded by the coding sequence ATGGCTCCACCACTTGGGAACGACGTACACACATTTCGGTCGGAACACAGACCCACCCGGCGCTCGGTGCTGGCGGGTGCCGCCGCCCTCGGTGTACTGGGCGCGGCGGGCTGCACGCGGGTGGCTGAGGCCTCCGGCAAGAAGGGTGGTGACCTGCTGGAACGGCTTCGCGCGCAGGGCATCGTGCGGCTCGGGATCGCCGGTGAGATCCCCTTCGGGTACATCGACAAGGACGGGCAGCTCACCGGGGAGGCGCCCGAGCTGGCCAAGGTGATCTTCAAGCGGCTGGGGGTCGGCAAGGTGCAGCCCGTGCCGACCGAGTTCGGGTCGCTGATTCCGGGGCTCAACTCCCAGCAGTTCGACGTCGTGGCCGCCGGGATGTACGTCAATCCCGACCGGTGCCAGCAGGTGATCTTCGCCGATCCGGACTATCAGATGCTGGACTCGTTCATCGTGCGCAAGGGCAACCCGCTGGGGTTGCACTCCTACAAGGACATCGTCGCGAAGAAGGCGAAGTTCGCCACCGGCACCGGGTACGCCGAGATCCAGTACGCCGTCGAGGCCGGGTACCGCCAGGGCGACATCCTCATCGTCCCGGACCAGGTCGCCGGGCTGAACGCCGTGGAGGCGGGCCGCGTCGACGTCTTCGCCGGTACGGCGCTCACCACGCGTGAAGTGGTGAAGAAGTCGGCCAAGGCGGAGGCCACCCAGCCCTTCGCACCGCTGGTCAAGGGGAAGCCGCATGTCGACGGCGGCGCGTTCGCGTTCCGGCCGACCGAGACGAACCTGCGCGACGCCTTCAACGTCGAGCTGCACAAACTGAAGCAGAGCGGCGAGCTGTTCCGGATTCTTCGGCCGTTCGGCTTCACCAAGGCCGAGATGACCGGCCTCACCGCGAAGGAGCTGTGCGGCGGATGA
- a CDS encoding DUF3830 family protein, with the protein MADRFVTVSLDKRNVHCTARLLADRAPLTCTAVWEALPLAGDVYHAKYARNEIYALFPPFASTEPPLENPTVTPIPGDLCYFSFAGTELATKAYGYDREVRPGSTVVDLALFYERNNLLLNGDVGWVPGIVWGQVVEGLDAMTEACNDLWRAGAAGETLSFRRA; encoded by the coding sequence ATGGCCGATCGATTCGTCACCGTCTCGCTCGACAAGCGGAATGTGCACTGCACGGCCCGGCTGCTGGCCGACCGTGCGCCCCTGACCTGCACGGCGGTATGGGAGGCGCTCCCCCTCGCGGGCGACGTCTACCACGCCAAGTACGCCCGCAACGAGATCTACGCCCTTTTCCCGCCATTCGCCTCCACGGAACCCCCACTGGAAAACCCGACGGTCACCCCGATCCCCGGCGACCTCTGCTACTTCTCCTTCGCCGGCACCGAACTGGCCACGAAGGCCTACGGCTACGACCGCGAGGTCCGCCCCGGCAGCACGGTGGTCGACCTGGCCCTGTTCTACGAGCGCAACAACCTCCTCCTCAACGGCGACGTGGGCTGGGTGCCGGGGATCGTATGGGGCCAGGTGGTGGAGGGCCTCGACGCCATGACCGAGGCCTGCAACGACCTTTGGCGCGCGGGGGCGGCGGGGGAGACGCTGTCCTTCCGGCGGGCGTGA
- a CDS encoding UDP-glucose/GDP-mannose dehydrogenase family protein, giving the protein MRVSVIGCGHLGIPHAVGMAHLGHEVLGVELNAERVAQLNRGEAPIYEAGLPELLAKHTGAGQLRFTTSMEEAADFADVHFLAVGTPIAQDGRSYDTGQIFGAAQALAPHLARPCTIMGKSTVTVGTTARLTSLVHRLAPVGADVDVVWNPEFLREGHAVEDTLCPDRIVAGVTSERAEAAVRKVYAPLLGDGVRLIVTNPETAELIKGAANTFLGLKLSFINAVADMCAAADADVLTLVEALGFDPRIGAKGMMPGIGFGGGCLPKDVRAFTASARQLGAAEAERLLLAAESVNESRPGMAVRLIEDALGRPVAGARVALWGAAFKAGTNDVRESPALAVASRLHERGAHVTVHDPHALPTAARRHPELECADTVEEATSGADVVVTGTEWPQFREVDPARLAAVAAQRIAVDLRNVLDAERWVGAGWTVHRLGRPSRRPAYA; this is encoded by the coding sequence ATGCGTGTTTCCGTCATCGGCTGTGGACATCTGGGAATCCCCCACGCCGTCGGCATGGCCCATCTCGGCCACGAGGTACTCGGTGTCGAGCTGAACGCCGAGCGGGTTGCCCAGCTCAACCGGGGCGAGGCCCCGATCTACGAGGCCGGACTGCCCGAGCTGCTGGCCAAACACACCGGCGCCGGCCAGCTGCGGTTCACCACGAGCATGGAAGAGGCCGCCGACTTCGCCGATGTCCACTTCCTCGCCGTCGGCACGCCGATCGCCCAGGACGGCCGGTCGTACGACACCGGGCAGATCTTCGGTGCCGCACAGGCGCTGGCCCCCCATCTGGCGCGGCCCTGCACGATCATGGGCAAGTCGACGGTGACCGTGGGTACGACAGCCCGGCTGACCTCCCTCGTGCACCGCCTGGCCCCGGTCGGGGCAGACGTCGACGTGGTGTGGAACCCGGAGTTCCTGCGCGAGGGCCACGCCGTCGAGGACACGCTGTGTCCGGACCGGATCGTCGCCGGCGTCACCAGCGAGCGCGCCGAGGCAGCCGTCCGCAAGGTGTACGCGCCACTCCTCGGCGACGGCGTCCGGCTGATCGTGACGAACCCGGAGACGGCGGAGCTGATCAAGGGCGCGGCGAACACCTTCCTCGGGCTGAAACTGTCGTTCATCAACGCCGTGGCGGACATGTGCGCGGCCGCCGATGCCGACGTGCTGACGCTCGTCGAGGCCCTGGGCTTCGATCCGCGGATCGGCGCGAAGGGCATGATGCCCGGCATCGGGTTCGGCGGCGGCTGTCTGCCCAAGGACGTCCGGGCCTTCACCGCGTCGGCGCGGCAGCTCGGTGCGGCCGAGGCCGAGCGGCTGCTGCTGGCCGCCGAGTCCGTCAACGAGAGCCGGCCGGGCATGGCCGTGCGGCTCATCGAGGACGCGCTCGGGCGTCCGGTGGCGGGGGCCCGGGTCGCCCTGTGGGGCGCCGCCTTCAAGGCCGGCACGAACGACGTACGCGAGTCCCCGGCGCTGGCCGTCGCGAGCCGGCTGCACGAGCGGGGTGCCCACGTGACCGTGCACGACCCGCACGCCTTGCCGACGGCTGCGCGGCGGCACCCCGAGCTGGAGTGCGCGGACACCGTGGAAGAGGCGACGAGCGGCGCCGATGTCGTGGTGACGGGCACCGAGTGGCCGCAGTTCCGCGAGGTCGACCCGGCCCGGCTCGCCGCGGTCGCGGCCCAGCGCATCGCCGTCGACCTGCGCAACGTCCTGGACGCGGAGCGGTGGGTCGGTGCCGGATGGACGGTGCACCGGCTCGGCCGACCCTCGCGGCGGCCTGCATACGCCTAG